In Thioclava sp. GXIMD2076, one DNA window encodes the following:
- the dapD gene encoding 2,3,4,5-tetrahydropyridine-2,6-dicarboxylate N-succinyltransferase → MSNAQLEAAIEAAWETRDTITPATTGETREAITDTLNALDSGALRVAEKQADGSWHVNQWAKKAVLLGFRLKDMEIHEGGPQGSGWWDKVDSKFKGWGENQWKAAGFRAVPNCVVRRSAYIAKGVVLMPSFVNLGAYVDEGTMVDTWATVGSCAQIGKGVHLSGGVGIGGVLEPMQAGPTIIEDNCFIGARSEVVEGVIVREGSVLGMGVYIGQSTKIVDRETGEVMYGEVPPYSVVVSGSMPSKNGVHLYCAVIVKRVDEKTRSKTGVNELLRD, encoded by the coding sequence ATGTCGAATGCACAGCTTGAAGCGGCGATCGAAGCCGCTTGGGAGACCCGCGACACGATCACGCCCGCAACCACCGGCGAGACCCGTGAAGCCATCACCGATACCCTCAACGCTCTCGATTCCGGCGCGCTGCGCGTGGCCGAGAAACAGGCAGATGGTAGCTGGCATGTGAACCAATGGGCGAAGAAAGCCGTGCTGCTGGGCTTCCGTCTGAAAGACATGGAAATCCACGAAGGCGGCCCGCAAGGCAGCGGCTGGTGGGACAAGGTCGACAGCAAGTTTAAAGGCTGGGGCGAGAACCAGTGGAAAGCCGCAGGCTTCCGCGCGGTGCCGAACTGTGTCGTGCGCCGCTCGGCCTATATCGCCAAGGGCGTGGTCCTGATGCCCTCCTTCGTGAACCTCGGCGCCTATGTCGATGAAGGCACCATGGTCGACACCTGGGCCACCGTCGGCTCCTGCGCCCAGATCGGGAAAGGCGTGCACCTCTCGGGCGGCGTCGGCATCGGTGGCGTGCTCGAGCCCATGCAGGCCGGCCCGACCATCATCGAGGATAACTGCTTCATCGGTGCGCGGTCCGAGGTTGTCGAGGGCGTGATCGTCCGCGAAGGCTCGGTTCTGGGCATGGGTGTCTATATCGGCCAGTCGACCAAGATCGTGGATCGCGAGACCGGCGAAGTGATGTATGGCGAAGTGCCGCCCTATTCGGTGGTCGTGTCGGGTTCGATGCCGTCGAAAAACGGCGTGCATCTCTACTGCGCGGTTATCGTGAAGCGCGTGGACGAGAAGACCCGCTCGAAAACCGGTGTGAACGAACTGCTGCGCGACTGA
- a CDS encoding lytic murein transglycosylase, which produces MAFSSLSACAGPVEVSPRPLMRGADPVADPVPDTDPATQARFEAWVNNFRARALSNGISAGTWDRATRGIKYNPKVIERDRYQSEFTKSIWDYLDSAVSDTRVSNGRAVLSENRAALTQIEARYGVPKEVVVAVWGMESNYGANRGKMAVIPSLATLAYDGRRGEFFAKQLIAALQIIDAGDIDAAHMTGSWAGAMGHTQFIPTSYLTYAVDFTGDGRRDIWSSDPTDALASTASYLAKSGWQRGVEWGREVVLPAGFNYGLTGKGTRKSASEWAALGVRDANGRSLPDMGPTSIIVPAGAKGPAFLISGNFRAILRYNNADSYALGVSHLADRIAGKGPFVQDWPRTGKPLTQAQKVELQERLTARGFDTQGTDGKIGANTTEAIVAYQRSAGLSPDGYPTLELLQTLR; this is translated from the coding sequence ATGGCTTTTTCCAGCCTCTCGGCCTGTGCGGGGCCGGTCGAGGTCTCGCCCCGCCCGCTGATGCGCGGGGCCGATCCGGTCGCCGATCCGGTGCCGGATACCGATCCTGCGACACAGGCCCGTTTCGAAGCATGGGTGAACAACTTCCGCGCGCGCGCCCTTTCGAACGGGATCTCGGCCGGGACATGGGATCGCGCCACCCGGGGTATCAAATATAACCCCAAGGTGATCGAGCGCGACCGCTACCAGTCCGAGTTCACCAAGTCGATCTGGGATTATCTCGACAGTGCCGTCTCTGACACCCGTGTGAGCAATGGCCGTGCCGTGCTTTCGGAAAACCGCGCGGCCCTGACCCAGATCGAGGCGCGCTATGGTGTACCCAAAGAGGTGGTCGTGGCCGTCTGGGGGATGGAATCCAATTATGGCGCCAATCGTGGCAAGATGGCGGTGATCCCGTCTCTGGCGACGCTCGCCTATGACGGGCGCCGCGGCGAGTTCTTTGCCAAGCAGCTGATCGCCGCGCTCCAGATTATCGATGCGGGCGATATCGATGCCGCGCATATGACCGGCTCGTGGGCGGGGGCGATGGGGCATACCCAGTTCATCCCGACCTCCTATCTGACCTATGCGGTCGATTTTACTGGCGATGGCCGCCGCGATATCTGGTCGAGCGATCCCACCGATGCGCTGGCCTCCACCGCCTCCTATCTGGCGAAATCGGGCTGGCAGCGGGGCGTGGAATGGGGGCGCGAAGTGGTTCTGCCCGCAGGCTTCAATTACGGTCTGACCGGCAAGGGCACCCGTAAATCGGCGTCCGAATGGGCGGCGCTGGGTGTGCGTGATGCGAATGGCCGCAGCCTGCCCGATATGGGGCCGACATCGATCATCGTGCCGGCGGGGGCCAAAGGGCCGGCCTTCCTGATCTCGGGCAATTTCCGCGCGATCCTGCGCTACAACAACGCCGATAGCTACGCGCTGGGCGTGAGCCATCTTGCTGACCGTATCGCGGGCAAGGGGCCGTTTGTGCAGGACTGGCCGCGCACCGGCAAACCCCTGACGCAGGCGCAGAAAGTCGAACTGCAGGAGCGCCTGACCGCACGCGGTTTCGATACGCAGGGGACCGATGGCAAGATCGGGGCCAATACCACCGAGGCGATCGTGGCCTATCAACGCTCGGCGGGGCTGTCGCCTGACGGCTATCCCACGCTCGAGCTCTTGCAGACGCTGCGCTAA
- a CDS encoding Hint domain-containing protein, with protein MPIVSQQTYNGGLVLNDLMSSNQTILLGNFGALQTGQTLTDEDHLLTVGETFISGGKTLTMIGSGLAQPGVSFMSVIIPTGTAVDLIIAHDAGGQIYFIYPDGAPNLTGAIALVVDAAPVGYNIQSQSILCIDSHAFIRACGRDRPIASLRVGDLVDTQDNGPQRVLWIGTSLLRPRRDPVVRVPRHHFDTHRPYHPLHLSPQHRLALSGPHPDLPHFLTAAKHGCHPDICALRDCPHRRACNAGRTDQQIRVTSTAKAVEMRNILLPKHSILFVNGATVESLFPGAEVIKTHPELHGMSDPQPALPVLRPGEARRLLRQSRKGQPAASKAAPDTAHEKTGLDGPVSNHSQQPLICSGSPLRPSQR; from the coding sequence ATGCCAATAGTTTCCCAACAGACCTATAATGGTGGGCTCGTCCTGAATGATCTGATGAGCTCGAACCAGACAATCCTTCTGGGCAATTTCGGCGCACTACAGACCGGTCAAACCCTTACGGACGAGGACCATTTGCTGACCGTTGGCGAGACCTTCATCTCCGGCGGCAAGACATTGACCATGATCGGTTCGGGGCTGGCCCAGCCCGGCGTCAGTTTCATGAGTGTCATCATACCGACTGGCACAGCTGTCGATCTGATCATCGCGCACGATGCGGGCGGACAAATCTATTTCATCTATCCCGACGGTGCCCCCAATCTGACCGGCGCCATTGCACTCGTGGTCGATGCGGCGCCGGTCGGCTACAATATTCAAAGCCAGAGCATTTTGTGTATCGACAGTCATGCCTTTATCCGTGCGTGCGGGCGGGACCGTCCGATTGCATCCCTACGCGTAGGTGATCTGGTCGATACACAAGATAACGGGCCGCAAAGGGTCCTCTGGATCGGCACCAGCCTGCTCCGACCGAGGCGCGATCCGGTCGTCAGGGTGCCACGACACCATTTCGATACGCATCGTCCCTATCATCCGCTCCATCTCTCGCCGCAGCACAGGCTGGCCCTCAGCGGTCCGCACCCCGATCTGCCGCATTTCCTGACCGCCGCCAAACATGGCTGCCATCCCGATATCTGCGCCCTGCGCGACTGTCCCCACCGTCGCGCGTGCAACGCCGGCCGGACCGACCAGCAGATCCGTGTGACCTCGACGGCCAAAGCAGTCGAAATGCGGAATATCCTGTTACCGAAACACAGCATCCTTTTCGTGAATGGTGCGACGGTAGAAAGCCTGTTTCCGGGCGCAGAAGTGATCAAGACCCATCCCGAGCTGCACGGCATGTCCGATCCGCAGCCCGCCCTCCCCGTGCTCCGTCCGGGAGAGGCGCGCAGACTGCTTCGCCAGTCACGCAAAGGTCAGCCCGCTGCCAGCAAGGCCGCCCCTGACACCGCGCATGAAAAAACGGGCCTCGACGGGCCCGTTTCAAATCACAGTCAGCAACCGCTTATTTGCAGCGGCTCTCCGCTTCGCCCATCGCAGCGGTAA
- a CDS encoding DMT family transporter, giving the protein MDIRAILMGLAFALMWSSAFTSARIIVTEAPPMAALAARFLLSGVVGCGIAAMMGQSMKLTAVQWRGVIIFGLCQNAIYLGLNFIAMQWVGASVASIIASTMPLIVAGLSWIVLRDRMKPLGLAGLILGIVGVAIIMGARLSGGVSPMGVALCFAGAMALAVATLAVRGATSGGNVLMTVGLQMFVGAVPLAILSALFEPHDITYTPQLVVAFLYTALVPGVLATFVWFLLVERMGAVKAATFHFLNPFFGVAIAAVILHEPLGVSDFIGVIIITLGIIAVQYSKRSPSQLKLTPTIEEKTAA; this is encoded by the coding sequence ATGGATATTCGGGCAATTCTGATGGGGCTGGCTTTTGCCCTGATGTGGTCCTCGGCCTTTACCTCGGCGCGGATCATCGTCACCGAAGCCCCGCCGATGGCCGCCCTCGCCGCACGCTTCCTCCTGTCGGGCGTGGTGGGCTGCGGGATCGCAGCGATGATGGGGCAGAGCATGAAGCTGACGGCGGTCCAATGGCGCGGCGTCATCATCTTCGGCCTGTGCCAGAACGCGATTTATCTGGGGCTCAACTTCATCGCCATGCAATGGGTGGGCGCCTCGGTCGCCTCGATCATCGCCTCGACCATGCCACTGATCGTGGCGGGGCTCAGCTGGATCGTTCTGCGCGACCGTATGAAGCCTCTGGGTCTTGCGGGCCTGATCCTCGGGATCGTGGGCGTTGCCATCATCATGGGGGCGCGGCTCTCGGGCGGGGTCAGCCCGATGGGCGTTGCTTTGTGCTTTGCGGGCGCGATGGCGCTCGCCGTGGCCACGCTCGCCGTGCGTGGAGCCACCTCGGGCGGCAATGTGCTGATGACGGTGGGGCTACAGATGTTCGTGGGTGCGGTGCCTCTGGCGATCCTGTCGGCCCTCTTCGAGCCGCATGACATCACCTATACGCCGCAGCTTGTAGTGGCATTCCTCTACACGGCACTGGTGCCGGGGGTGCTCGCGACCTTTGTCTGGTTCCTTCTGGTGGAGCGTATGGGAGCGGTGAAAGCCGCGACCTTCCATTTCCTCAACCCGTTCTTCGGGGTGGCGATCGCGGCGGTGATCCTGCACGAACCGCTGGGCGTGAGCGATTTTATCGGGGTGATCATCATCACCCTCGGCATCATTGCGGTGCAATATTCCAAGCGCAGCCCGTCACAGCTGAAACTGACCCCCACCATCGAGGAAAAAACGGCTGCCTGA
- a CDS encoding invasion associated locus B family protein has translation MMNSVLRSTVAAAMTCAAMSLPAVAQETTNRVAAETDWSVFVEGNPKECWGVSAPKTTVNSKDGQPVQVRRGDILLFVTYRPGKQPEISFMGGYPFEGGSTVDMDVGGKKFTLFTDGEGAWAGSADEDKKIIAALKAGADVTLTGHSGRGTQTKDTFSLMGFTAAMGEAESRCK, from the coding sequence ATGATGAATTCCGTTCTGCGCAGCACTGTTGCCGCCGCGATGACCTGCGCAGCCATGAGCCTGCCCGCCGTCGCGCAAGAGACGACCAACCGTGTTGCCGCCGAAACCGACTGGAGCGTCTTTGTCGAGGGCAATCCAAAGGAATGCTGGGGCGTGTCTGCCCCCAAGACGACCGTCAACAGCAAGGATGGCCAGCCGGTGCAGGTGCGCCGCGGTGATATCCTCCTGTTCGTGACCTACCGTCCGGGCAAACAGCCCGAGATCTCCTTCATGGGCGGCTACCCGTTCGAGGGCGGCTCGACCGTTGATATGGATGTGGGCGGCAAGAAGTTCACGTTGTTCACCGATGGCGAAGGCGCATGGGCGGGCTCCGCTGATGAGGATAAAAAGATCATCGCTGCGCTGAAAGCCGGTGCCGATGTCACGCTGACCGGCCACTCGGGTCGCGGCACGCAGACCAAGGATACCTTCTCGCTGATGGGCTTTACCGCTGCGATGGGCGAAGCGGAGAGCCGCTGCAAATAA
- a CDS encoding DUF3140 domain-containing protein, with protein MTRTEQRDILDDWHDLMNMSPAELEAWLETEESRSACAMVGRNSQLTALKVLELARLKPTDLTAAEWAKMREITFDIERSLAAGRPSDAAAQTAWRYALMNYGHDPLRY; from the coding sequence ATGACGCGGACCGAACAGCGCGATATTCTCGACGATTGGCATGATCTGATGAACATGAGCCCCGCCGAGCTGGAGGCGTGGCTCGAGACCGAGGAAAGCCGCAGTGCCTGTGCGATGGTGGGCCGGAACAGCCAGTTAACCGCGTTGAAGGTGCTGGAGCTGGCACGGTTGAAACCCACCGACCTGACCGCAGCCGAATGGGCCAAGATGCGCGAGATCACCTTCGATATCGAGCGGTCACTTGCCGCAGGCCGCCCTTCGGACGCTGCCGCCCAAACCGCATGGCGTTATGCGCTGATGAATTACGGACATGATCCTCTGCGCTATTGA
- a CDS encoding GlsB/YeaQ/YmgE family stress response membrane protein, which produces MAGLGWIAAIIVGGLAGWIAEKLMHSDMGLLMNIVLGIVGAVVLNFILVAIVGTTLGGWIGQLIVGVIGACILIGGYRMIRRA; this is translated from the coding sequence ATGGCCGGACTTGGTTGGATTGCCGCAATTATCGTGGGTGGCCTTGCAGGGTGGATCGCTGAGAAGCTGATGCATTCGGATATGGGCCTGCTGATGAACATCGTTCTGGGGATCGTCGGCGCTGTCGTGCTCAACTTCATCCTCGTCGCGATCGTCGGCACCACGCTGGGTGGCTGGATCGGTCAGCTGATCGTGGGTGTCATCGGTGCCTGCATCCTGATCGGCGGTTACCGCATGATCCGCCGCGCATAA
- the rlmN gene encoding 23S rRNA (adenine(2503)-C(2))-methyltransferase RlmN — translation MTDASAPITQDVLTIPRKDLKSDKINLVGLTRPQLRAALIEAGTPEKQAKMREGQIWQWVYYWGVRDFHAMTNLAKAYREMLEAKFEIRLPEVVTRQISEDGTRKYLLRIQGGHEVEAVYIPEEGRGTLCVSSQVGCTLTCSFCHTGTQKLVRNLTAGEIVGQLMLVRDDLGEWPEQNSPKNEQRLVSNVVLMGMGEPLYNFDNVRDAMKVVMDGEGLSLSRRRITLSTSGVVPEIAKTAEEIGCLLAISFHATTDEVRNKLVPINKRWNIETLLDALREYPRLSNSERITFEYVMLKDVNDTDADARRLVNLIKGIPAKINLIPFNEWPGAPYQRSDWERIERFADIIYKAGYASPIRTPRGEDIMAACGQLKSATERARKSRKEIESEAGL, via the coding sequence ATGACCGACGCATCCGCACCGATCACGCAGGACGTGCTGACGATCCCGCGCAAAGACCTCAAATCCGACAAGATCAATCTTGTCGGTCTGACCCGCCCGCAGCTGCGCGCGGCGCTGATCGAGGCTGGCACGCCCGAGAAGCAGGCGAAGATGCGTGAGGGCCAGATCTGGCAATGGGTCTATTACTGGGGTGTGCGCGATTTCCACGCCATGACCAATCTGGCCAAAGCCTATCGCGAGATGCTGGAGGCAAAGTTCGAGATCCGTCTGCCCGAGGTGGTCACGCGCCAGATCTCGGAAGACGGCACCCGTAAATATCTGCTGCGCATTCAGGGCGGGCATGAGGTCGAGGCCGTCTATATCCCCGAAGAGGGCCGCGGCACGCTCTGCGTGTCAAGCCAGGTGGGCTGCACGCTGACCTGCTCGTTCTGCCATACCGGCACGCAGAAACTGGTGCGCAACCTGACTGCAGGCGAGATTGTGGGCCAGCTGATGCTGGTGCGCGATGATCTGGGCGAATGGCCCGAGCAGAATTCGCCGAAAAACGAACAGCGCCTTGTGTCGAATGTCGTGCTGATGGGCATGGGCGAGCCTCTGTATAACTTCGACAATGTCCGCGATGCGATGAAGGTCGTGATGGATGGTGAGGGGCTCTCGCTCTCGCGCCGCCGGATCACCCTCTCGACCTCGGGTGTGGTGCCGGAGATTGCCAAGACCGCCGAGGAAATCGGCTGTCTTCTGGCGATCAGTTTCCATGCCACCACCGACGAGGTGCGCAACAAGCTGGTGCCGATCAACAAGCGCTGGAATATCGAGACGCTTCTGGATGCGCTGCGGGAGTATCCGCGCCTGTCCAATTCGGAACGCATCACCTTCGAATATGTGATGCTGAAGGATGTGAACGATACCGATGCGGATGCGCGCCGTCTGGTGAACCTGATCAAGGGCATTCCTGCCAAGATCAACCTGATCCCGTTCAACGAATGGCCCGGTGCGCCCTATCAACGCTCGGATTGGGAGCGGATCGAGCGTTTTGCCGATATCATCTACAAGGCGGGCTATGCCTCGCCGATCCGAACGCCGCGTGGCGAGGATATCATGGCCGCCTGTGGCCAGCTGAAATCCGCGACCGAGCGGGCCCGCAAATCCCGCAAGGAAATCGAGTCCGAAGCAGGGCTTTGA
- a CDS encoding LOG family protein, with product MATDYNPDFPEPHNSTLRDSAEDARFAERVPDTPQTRSPAYKLAFTDKDFLMREELRPVRLQLELLKPELVMDERGITSTVVMFGGARIPSPEKKDTAKTPYLGELTKYYAEAERFAELVTARSLAAYGRELVVCTGGGPGVMEAGNKGAHKAGGESIGLNILLPHEQAPNAYVTPSLSFNFHYFAIRKMHFLMRAAAVVVFPGGFGTLDEMFETLTLIQTKRMKRVPFILFGEEFWKKIINWEALAEAGTIARDDLDLITFVETAEEAMAALDGFQPDCEC from the coding sequence ATGGCCACCGATTACAACCCCGACTTTCCAGAGCCCCATAACTCGACGCTGCGCGACAGCGCCGAGGATGCGCGCTTTGCCGAGCGGGTGCCGGACACGCCGCAGACACGCTCGCCTGCCTATAAACTCGCCTTTACCGACAAGGACTTCCTCATGCGCGAGGAGTTGCGCCCCGTGCGGCTGCAGCTCGAGCTTCTCAAACCCGAACTTGTCATGGACGAGCGCGGGATCACCTCGACGGTGGTAATGTTCGGCGGCGCGCGCATCCCCTCGCCCGAGAAGAAGGATACCGCCAAGACGCCCTACCTGGGTGAGCTCACGAAATATTACGCCGAGGCCGAACGTTTTGCCGAGCTGGTCACCGCCCGCTCGCTGGCGGCCTATGGCCGCGAGCTGGTGGTCTGCACCGGCGGCGGTCCGGGGGTAATGGAGGCCGGTAACAAGGGCGCGCATAAGGCAGGGGGCGAATCCATCGGCCTCAATATCCTCTTGCCGCATGAACAGGCCCCCAATGCCTATGTCACGCCCTCGCTCTCGTTCAACTTCCACTATTTCGCGATCCGCAAGATGCATTTCCTGATGCGGGCGGCAGCGGTGGTCGTCTTCCCCGGTGGTTTCGGCACGCTCGACGAGATGTTCGAGACGCTGACCCTGATCCAGACCAAACGCATGAAGCGGGTGCCCTTCATCCTCTTTGGCGAGGAGTTCTGGAAAAAGATCATCAACTGGGAGGCGCTGGCCGAGGCCGGCACCATCGCGCGCGACGATCTGGATCTGATCACTTTCGTGGAAACCGCCGAAGAGGCGATGGCGGCGCTTGACGGGTTCCAGCCCGATTGCGAGTGCTGA
- a CDS encoding DUF4202 domain-containing protein, whose product MTSSPVTAPLQTAFAAIDAANAQDPTLEDGQPAALLYGQRMSAEQEGLFPDASDRLKIAARGQHIERWTLPRSDYPEGRAGYLEWRREQGRRHAARVGGIMADAGYGEEDVAQVEKMLRKEGLKRDAEVQALEDIICFTFIRHYLGDFAQTQEADQLLSIVQKTARKMSPEAREKALAAFEMPPAFAEAFI is encoded by the coding sequence ATGACATCCTCGCCCGTGACTGCCCCGCTACAGACGGCCTTTGCTGCCATTGATGCCGCGAATGCCCAAGACCCCACCCTTGAGGACGGCCAGCCTGCAGCGTTGCTATATGGCCAGCGCATGAGCGCCGAGCAGGAGGGGCTGTTCCCCGACGCCTCCGACCGTCTGAAGATCGCGGCCCGTGGCCAGCATATCGAGCGCTGGACCCTGCCGCGCAGCGATTATCCCGAAGGCCGCGCCGGATATCTGGAATGGCGCCGCGAGCAGGGCCGCCGCCATGCGGCGCGCGTGGGCGGCATCATGGCCGATGCAGGCTATGGCGAGGAGGATGTGGCGCAGGTCGAGAAGATGCTGCGCAAGGAAGGTCTCAAGCGCGATGCGGAGGTGCAGGCGCTGGAGGATATCATCTGCTTCACCTTCATCCGCCATTATCTGGGCGATTTCGCACAGACGCAGGAGGCCGACCAGCTTCTGTCTATTGTGCAGAAGACCGCCCGCAAGATGTCTCCCGAGGCACGGGAGAAGGCTCTGGCGGCCTTCGAGATGCCGCCAGCCTTTGCCGAGGCTTTTATCTGA
- a CDS encoding amidoligase family protein, whose product MTDVTIAAPEQFALLPQMRTPDGKARRIGVEIEFSGLDEARTAKLAAEFFGGEAHQTDGADWDVRGSRIGDLEIYLDIALRKTLSGPLRDLGMKIGREVVPVEIVTQPLKLDQMAELSEFMSMLREHGALGSEASAVYGFGIHFNPAIAGPDQVVRPLLAYALLEPWMRRALPIETTRQALPFTDRYPEKLVRHLVELGMDASLPDVVRAYREATLSRNHGLDMLPVFVELHPEIIAATDGKGGTVKPRPAFHFRLPDCRISDPDWSLDYEWRRWWLVETVAGNDAVMRRLCRDWEKEHSGMNFLGLGWPERVGAILRGAGLIA is encoded by the coding sequence ATGACCGATGTGACCATTGCCGCCCCCGAACAGTTTGCCCTTTTACCGCAGATGCGGACGCCGGATGGCAAAGCCCGCCGGATCGGGGTGGAGATCGAGTTCTCGGGCCTCGACGAGGCCCGCACCGCGAAACTTGCCGCCGAGTTTTTTGGTGGCGAGGCGCATCAAACGGATGGTGCGGATTGGGACGTGCGTGGCAGCCGGATCGGGGATCTCGAGATCTATCTTGATATCGCTCTGCGCAAAACGCTCTCCGGCCCTTTGCGCGATCTGGGGATGAAGATCGGGCGCGAGGTGGTGCCTGTCGAGATCGTGACCCAGCCGCTGAAGCTCGACCAGATGGCCGAGTTGTCGGAGTTCATGTCCATGCTGCGCGAACATGGGGCGCTGGGCAGCGAGGCGAGCGCAGTCTACGGGTTCGGGATCCATTTCAACCCGGCAATTGCCGGGCCAGATCAGGTGGTGCGTCCGCTCCTGGCCTATGCGCTTCTGGAGCCGTGGATGCGCCGCGCCCTGCCGATCGAGACGACGCGGCAGGCGTTGCCCTTTACCGACCGCTATCCCGAAAAACTGGTGCGCCATTTGGTGGAGCTGGGCATGGATGCCAGTCTGCCCGATGTAGTGCGCGCCTATCGTGAGGCCACTCTGTCGCGTAATCACGGGCTGGATATGCTGCCGGTCTTCGTGGAGCTCCATCCCGAGATCATCGCGGCGACGGATGGCAAGGGCGGCACGGTGAAACCGCGCCCCGCCTTCCATTTCCGTCTGCCCGATTGCCGCATTTCCGACCCAGACTGGTCGCTGGATTACGAATGGCGCCGCTGGTGGCTGGTGGAGACGGTGGCCGGTAATGATGCCGTGATGCGCCGGTTGTGCCGTGATTGGGAGAAGGAGCATTCGGGGATGAATTTCCTCGGACTTGGCTGGCCCGAACGGGTTGGCGCGATTTTGCGCGGGGCGGGCCTGATTGCATGA
- a CDS encoding gamma-glutamyl-gamma-aminobutyrate hydrolase family protein (Members of this family of hydrolases with an active site Cys residue belong to MEROPS family C26.), with protein MRRPLIGVTTSVKTGWRVFPFIAFGVWLAGGRSIRWSAGDEADAASVDGVIVGGGDDISPELYGGELVTTAVLDPARDALEAGLVAQAFGLGKPVLGICRGSQMLNVALGGNLHQDAYSHYGARKHSTLLPKKDVQVVDNTRLAQLAGTAPMRVNALHSQAVDRLGEGLVVAARDPSGMVQAIERVSEPFALGVQWHPEYLTYARRQRALFRALVAAARACCEDRAQLEEVSAEALKPQAAISTRNRAGTRQAPPSPLRRFPRK; from the coding sequence ATGAGACGACCGCTGATCGGCGTGACGACCTCGGTGAAAACCGGCTGGCGTGTGTTCCCCTTCATTGCCTTCGGCGTGTGGCTGGCCGGTGGCCGCTCCATCCGCTGGAGCGCGGGCGACGAGGCCGATGCGGCATCGGTGGACGGCGTTATCGTGGGGGGCGGCGATGATATTTCGCCCGAGCTTTACGGGGGCGAGCTGGTCACCACCGCTGTGCTGGATCCTGCGCGCGATGCGCTGGAGGCGGGGCTTGTGGCGCAGGCTTTCGGGCTGGGAAAGCCTGTGCTGGGGATCTGTCGCGGCTCGCAGATGCTGAATGTGGCTCTGGGTGGCAACCTGCATCAGGACGCCTATAGCCATTACGGCGCGCGCAAACATTCGACCCTTCTGCCCAAGAAAGACGTGCAGGTGGTGGACAACACCCGCCTTGCGCAGCTGGCTGGCACGGCGCCGATGCGGGTCAATGCGCTCCATTCCCAAGCGGTAGACCGCTTGGGCGAGGGGCTGGTGGTGGCCGCACGCGACCCCTCGGGCATGGTGCAGGCGATCGAGCGGGTGTCCGAACCCTTTGCCTTGGGTGTGCAGTGGCACCCCGAATACCTGACCTATGCCCGCCGCCAGCGGGCGCTGTTCCGCGCGCTGGTGGCGGCGGCCCGCGCCTGCTGCGAGGACCGCGCCCAGCTCGAGGAGGTCAGCGCCGAGGCGCTGAAACCCCAAGCGGCCATCAGCACTCGCAATCGGGCTGGAACCCGTCAAGCGCCGCCATCGCCTCTTCGGCGGTTTCCACGAAAGTGA